A segment of the Candidatus Nanopelagicales bacterium genome:
AAGGTGGTGACTTGCTCTGCCAAGCCGCAACCGGTACCGGGAAGACGGCAGCATTTGCCCTGCCGATTCTCAATCGGCGCGCTGGCGGCGACGGTCCGCACAAGGGTGCCCTACCAACCGCGCTGGTCCTGACGCCGACTCGAGAACTCTGTATGCAGGTGGCTGAGGCCGTCCACCGCTATGGCCGACCGTATGGAGTGCGAACACTGCCGGTCTTCGGCGGTCAGCCGGTTGGACGCCAGGTGGCAGCACTGAAGCGTGGCGTCGACATCGTCGTGGCAACGCCAGGGCGGGCAATGGATTTGATCGAGCGGCGTTACCTCAAGCTTGACGACATCGACACCGTGGTGCTCGACGAGGCTGACGAGATGCTCGATATGGGTTTTGCCGAGGACATCGACACGATCCTTACCGCAGCGCCCGCCGACCGGCAGACGGTGATGTTCTCCGCGACGATGCCCAAACGCATCATTCGGATTGCCGAACGCCACCTTCAGAATCCGGGGCGGATCGAGATAGCGCGCGAGGTGGTTCCCGAGGGCGAACGACCCACGACCACGCAGACTGCCTACATCGTCGCGAGGCCCTACAAAGCGGCTGCGCTTGGACGCATCCTCGATATCGAAATGCCCACGGCAGCCTTGGTGTTCTGCCGGACGCGCGCCGACGTCGACAACCTGACCGAGACCCTCAATGCCCGCGGCTACCGCGCGGAGGCGTTGCATGGCGGCATGGACCAGGGTCAGCGTGACCGGGTCATGGGACGACTGCGCAGCGGTAGCGCCGAACTGCTGGTTGCCACCGACGTCGCTGCCCGCGGGCTGGACGTCGAACAGTTGACTCACGTGTTCAATTACGACGTGCCAGCCGCGCCGGAGTCCTACGTGCACCGGGTGGGCCGGGTCGGTCGCGCAGGGCGCGAGGGCGTTGCGATCACGTTGGCCGAGCCCCGCGAGGGCAGGCAGCTCAACGCGATCGAGCGCAGCACCAAACAGAAGATCAGCATCGGTACGTTGCCGACGACCGATGACCTTCGAACCCGTCGCCAGGAGGTGACTCGGGCCGCCCTCGAGCGCGTTTGTCGGGACGGCGACCTTGACCACTACCGGGGCGTCCTCGGCTCGCTGACCGAGGAGTTCGACGTGGAGCGGGTCGCGCTGGCGGCCATCAAGATGGCTCACGTGAGCACCGTCGGTGAGGCCGACGAGGAGGTGATCCCGCAGCCGGGGTTCGCCAATCAGTCCGGTGGCAAGAAGTCCTTTGACCGCAAGGGTTCCCGGGGACGCGATCGCCACAGCGACGATGACCGCAAGGCGTCCGGTGGCAAGAAAAGGGATGGAAAGAGTGGTGCAGACAAGAAGCGTGGGGGCAAGCCCGGAGCAGGTAAGAAGCGGCTCTACCTAGGCCTTGGCAGGGACGCTGGCGTTCGACCTCAAGACGTAGTGGGTGCGATCGCCAACGAGACGGGACTGGCTGGCTCCGACATTGGCGGCATCGACATCGCGCCGCGCTTCACCACTGTCGAGGTTCCAGCCGACTCGGCAAAGATGG
Coding sequences within it:
- a CDS encoding DEAD/DEAH box helicase, which gives rise to MSTHDNDFAALGIEPELATCLADLGYEAPTPIQQRAIPAMLEGGDLLCQAATGTGKTAAFALPILNRRAGGDGPHKGALPTALVLTPTRELCMQVAEAVHRYGRPYGVRTLPVFGGQPVGRQVAALKRGVDIVVATPGRAMDLIERRYLKLDDIDTVVLDEADEMLDMGFAEDIDTILTAAPADRQTVMFSATMPKRIIRIAERHLQNPGRIEIAREVVPEGERPTTTQTAYIVARPYKAAALGRILDIEMPTAALVFCRTRADVDNLTETLNARGYRAEALHGGMDQGQRDRVMGRLRSGSAELLVATDVAARGLDVEQLTHVFNYDVPAAPESYVHRVGRVGRAGREGVAITLAEPREGRQLNAIERSTKQKISIGTLPTTDDLRTRRQEVTRAALERVCRDGDLDHYRGVLGSLTEEFDVERVALAAIKMAHVSTVGEADEEVIPQPGFANQSGGKKSFDRKGSRGRDRHSDDDRKASGGKKRDGKSGADKKRGGKPGAGKKRLYLGLGRDAGVRPQDVVGAIANETGLAGSDIGGIDIAPRFTTVEVPADSAKMVIAALNSTRLQGRKVKARLDRH